One window from the genome of Nocardia higoensis encodes:
- the metE gene encoding 5-methyltetrahydropteroyltriglutamate--homocysteine S-methyltransferase — MVNVTEGYGSSILGYPRIGPHRELKRALESYWHGTLSREELLEVGRDIQDRQFRELAATGLTQVPGNTFSFYDHILDNALLFGAVPQRFRAHQDGMDPLDFYFLMARGRPDLPPLELVRFIDTNYHYRQPELEPDTEFSLHPEALLDEFDRAMAAGIELRPVIVGPASLLLLSKAGAQPGEAGFDTLSLLDKLLPYYEELFEILAKRGATCVQLDEPAFTSERTEAELAAFERAYQRLSKAPLRPRILVTGQYGDFRPALDILAATGVEAIGLDLASYRIDPDELAKVPGIRRKRLYAGVISGRNVWRADRYVTLEYLNALTKVCPDLVVSTGSTLLHVPYDLLVEYDIDGNVADRLAFAKQKVGEVVSLAKALTEGPSDKWRKRPREVHFKQKHAVRQRVYAVTPEMRSREPYEERRAAQQARLNLPPVPATTLGSFPQTDRIRQARYDLGEGRLSYEEYRKRIEAEIEATIRLQEDIGLDVLVHGEHERNDMIQYFAELLDGFATTHFGWVQVYGSRCVRPPIIYGDVSRPAAMTVDWISYAQSLTDKPVKGIVTGPVTMIARSFVRQDQPLYETADQVALAIRDEVADLEKAGIAIIQVDEPAIREMLPLHDRGRAEYLRWAVGAFRLATSGVRADTQIHTHIGYSGRTEIVDAIEELDADVTAIVATRSTEWVLKALKEDAAGGHGLSHGVGPGVYESRSARIPDIDELDELLSAAAEAVTPERLWANPDGGLKTRHYWQLEPSLRNMVAAARRVRRRAAAAADR; from the coding sequence ATGGTCAACGTCACCGAGGGCTACGGATCGAGCATCCTGGGCTACCCCAGGATCGGACCGCACCGGGAACTCAAGCGGGCGCTGGAGTCCTACTGGCACGGCACGCTCAGCCGCGAGGAACTGCTCGAGGTCGGGCGCGACATCCAGGACCGCCAGTTCCGCGAGCTGGCCGCGACCGGTCTCACCCAGGTCCCCGGCAACACCTTCTCCTTCTACGATCACATCCTGGACAACGCGCTGCTCTTCGGCGCGGTCCCGCAGCGCTTCCGGGCCCACCAGGACGGGATGGACCCGCTGGACTTCTACTTCCTGATGGCGCGCGGCCGCCCCGATCTACCGCCGCTGGAGCTGGTGCGCTTCATCGACACCAACTACCACTACCGTCAGCCCGAACTCGAGCCCGACACCGAGTTCTCCCTGCACCCCGAGGCGCTGCTCGACGAGTTCGACCGCGCGATGGCCGCGGGCATCGAGCTGCGCCCGGTGATCGTCGGTCCCGCCTCGCTGCTGCTGTTGTCCAAGGCCGGCGCCCAGCCCGGTGAGGCCGGCTTCGACACCCTGAGCCTGCTCGACAAGCTGCTGCCGTACTACGAGGAGCTGTTCGAGATCCTCGCCAAGCGCGGCGCCACCTGCGTGCAGCTCGACGAGCCCGCCTTCACCAGCGAACGCACCGAAGCCGAACTCGCCGCCTTCGAGCGCGCCTACCAGCGGCTGTCCAAGGCCCCGCTGCGTCCGCGCATCCTGGTCACCGGCCAGTACGGCGATTTCCGCCCCGCGCTGGACATCCTGGCGGCCACCGGCGTCGAGGCCATCGGCCTGGATCTGGCCAGCTACCGCATCGACCCCGACGAGCTGGCGAAGGTGCCCGGCATCCGCCGCAAGCGGCTCTACGCGGGCGTCATCAGCGGCCGCAACGTCTGGCGCGCCGACCGCTACGTGACGCTGGAATACCTCAACGCGCTGACCAAGGTCTGCCCGGATCTGGTGGTCTCCACCGGCAGCACCCTGCTGCACGTGCCCTACGACCTGCTCGTCGAATACGACATCGACGGCAATGTCGCCGACCGGCTCGCCTTCGCCAAGCAGAAGGTCGGCGAGGTCGTCTCGCTGGCCAAGGCGCTCACCGAGGGCCCGTCGGACAAGTGGCGCAAGCGCCCGCGCGAGGTGCACTTCAAGCAGAAGCACGCCGTGCGCCAGCGCGTCTACGCCGTCACCCCGGAGATGCGTTCGCGCGAGCCCTACGAAGAGCGTCGCGCCGCCCAGCAGGCCAGGCTGAACCTGCCCCCGGTCCCGGCCACCACACTCGGCTCGTTCCCGCAGACCGATCGCATCCGTCAGGCCCGCTACGACCTCGGCGAGGGACGGCTGTCCTACGAGGAGTACCGCAAGCGCATCGAGGCCGAGATCGAGGCCACCATCCGCCTGCAGGAGGACATCGGCCTCGACGTGCTCGTGCACGGCGAGCACGAGCGCAACGACATGATCCAGTACTTCGCCGAACTGCTGGACGGTTTCGCCACCACCCACTTCGGCTGGGTGCAGGTCTACGGCTCGCGGTGCGTGCGCCCGCCGATCATCTACGGCGACGTCTCGCGTCCCGCGGCGATGACGGTGGACTGGATCAGCTACGCCCAGTCGCTGACCGACAAGCCGGTCAAGGGCATCGTGACCGGCCCGGTCACGATGATCGCGCGGTCGTTCGTGCGCCAGGACCAGCCGCTCTACGAGACCGCCGACCAGGTGGCGCTGGCCATCCGCGACGAGGTCGCGGACCTGGAGAAGGCGGGCATCGCCATCATCCAGGTCGACGAGCCCGCAATTCGCGAGATGCTGCCGCTGCACGACCGCGGCCGTGCCGAGTACCTGCGCTGGGCGGTCGGCGCGTTCCGCCTGGCGACCTCGGGCGTGCGGGCCGACACCCAGATCCACACCCACATCGGCTACTCCGGCCGCACCGAGATCGTCGACGCCATCGAGGAACTCGACGCCGACGTCACCGCCATCGTGGCCACCCGCTCCACCGAATGGGTGCTCAAGGCGCTGAAGGAGGATGCCGCGGGCGGTCACGGCCTCAGCCACGGCGTCGGCCCCGGCGTCTACGAGAGCCGGTCGGCGCGCATCCCGGACATCGACGAACTCGACGAGCTGCTCTCGGCCGCCGCCGAAGCCGTCACCCCGGAACGGTTGTGGGCCAACCCCGACGGCGGTCTCAAGACCCGCCACTACTGGCAGCTCGAGCCGTCGCTGCGCAATATGGTCGCCGCCGCTCGGCGCGTCCGGCGCAGGGCAGCCGCCGCCGCGGACCGATGA
- a CDS encoding AI-2E family transporter: MADNETDSNAAQEKSSGTASPGADAPGEITAGPAPGGIPVGTAPSEITAGPAPADEATDRPGSPAAGASARARRAMRTEVDIAAPPWLLRVFLLGAATICGLLVGLWMLERLRGLLTILLVSLFLAFAIEPAVNQLARRGMRRGLATGLVFLGLIAIVVTFFGALGTLLVDQITSLVQNAPTNAVQVVDWVNGTFGTELSADDIREYATEWSGQLEGYLVGFAENAWGIGTAAVGALFQILGILLFTFYFAADGPRFRNAVCSLLPPQKQVHVRRAWDIAVDKTGGYIYSRGLLALCSAVAHYAALRVLDIPSALALALWVGVMSQFIPTVGTYLAGAVPVIVALVDNPRSALWILGFIVVYQQFENYILQPRITATTLDMHPAVAFGAVLAGAALLGPTGALLAIPVTATVQAFAGAYIRTYEVQAEDTGTPEPGAKPARKKRWTRFLPSAGRPADTLGKRPPKRNS; encoded by the coding sequence GTGGCCGACAACGAGACCGACTCGAACGCCGCCCAGGAGAAATCTTCTGGCACGGCTTCTCCCGGAGCGGATGCTCCCGGCGAGATCACCGCCGGTCCTGCGCCCGGCGGCATTCCCGTCGGCACCGCACCCAGCGAGATCACCGCCGGTCCTGCGCCCGCCGACGAAGCCACGGACCGGCCGGGTTCCCCGGCGGCCGGGGCTTCGGCGCGGGCGAGGAGAGCCATGCGCACCGAGGTCGACATCGCGGCGCCGCCGTGGCTGTTGCGCGTGTTCCTTCTCGGCGCGGCGACCATCTGCGGTCTACTGGTCGGCCTGTGGATGCTCGAACGCCTGCGGGGCCTGCTCACCATTCTGCTGGTCTCGCTCTTCCTGGCGTTCGCGATCGAGCCCGCGGTTAACCAGCTGGCCAGGCGCGGCATGCGGCGCGGTCTGGCCACCGGGCTGGTGTTCCTCGGACTGATCGCCATCGTAGTCACCTTCTTCGGCGCGCTCGGCACCCTGTTGGTCGACCAGATCACCTCCCTGGTGCAGAACGCGCCGACCAATGCCGTGCAGGTCGTCGACTGGGTCAACGGCACCTTCGGTACCGAGCTGTCCGCCGACGACATCCGCGAGTACGCGACGGAGTGGAGCGGCCAGCTCGAGGGCTATCTCGTCGGCTTCGCCGAGAACGCCTGGGGCATCGGCACCGCCGCCGTGGGCGCGCTGTTCCAGATTCTCGGCATCCTGCTGTTCACCTTCTACTTCGCCGCCGACGGCCCGCGTTTCCGCAATGCGGTCTGCTCCCTGCTGCCGCCCCAGAAGCAGGTGCACGTGCGGCGTGCCTGGGATATCGCCGTCGACAAGACCGGCGGCTACATCTACTCCCGCGGCCTGCTCGCGCTCTGCTCGGCCGTCGCCCACTACGCCGCCCTGCGCGTCCTCGACATCCCCTCCGCGCTGGCCCTGGCCCTGTGGGTCGGCGTCATGTCCCAGTTCATCCCCACCGTGGGCACCTATCTCGCCGGCGCCGTCCCCGTCATCGTGGCCCTCGTGGACAACCCGCGCTCGGCCCTGTGGATCCTCGGCTTCATCGTCGTCTACCAGCAGTTCGAGAACTACATCTTGCAGCCGCGCATCACCGCCACCACCCTGGACATGCACCCCGCCGTCGCCTTCGGCGCCGTCCTCGCGGGCGCCGCGTTGCTCGGCCCGACAGGCGCGTTGCTCGCCATCCCCGTCACCGCCACCGTCCAAGCCTTCGCGGGCGCCTACATCCGCACCTACGAAGTCCAGGCCGAGGACACCGGCACACCCGAGCCCGGCGCGAAACCCGCCCGCAAGAAGCGCTGGACGCGCTTCCTCCCCTCGGCGGGGCGCCCCGCGGACACTCTGGGCAAGCGACCTCCGAAAAGGAACAGCTGA
- a CDS encoding NAD(P)-dependent alcohol dehydrogenase — protein sequence MSTAAAAYALPSPEGAFQKITIERRELGPHDVLIDVKYAGICHSDIHTARNEWGSAHYPCVPGHEIAGIVAAVGSAVTGFAAGDRVGVGCLVDSCGKCENCVADEEQYCLRGSVMTYNHPVAESVQPGGYTLGGYSTQIVVTENFVLRIPDGIGLDVAAPLLCAGITLFSPLRHWNAGPGKRVAIVGMGGLGHIGVKLAAAMGAEVTVLSHSLSKQEDGKRFGAHHYHATSDDQTFRDLRNRFDLILNTVSADLPVEKYLRLLRLDGTFVQLGMPENPTTLRSFHLAALRRSLAGSMIGGIAQTQEMLDFCAQHGIGAEIEVISADEIDNAYDRVVDSDVRYRFVIDAATM from the coding sequence ATGAGCACCGCTGCCGCCGCATACGCCCTGCCCTCGCCGGAGGGCGCGTTCCAGAAGATCACCATCGAACGCCGCGAACTGGGCCCGCACGACGTGCTCATCGACGTGAAGTACGCGGGGATCTGCCATTCCGACATCCACACCGCCCGCAACGAGTGGGGCAGCGCGCACTATCCGTGCGTGCCCGGTCACGAGATCGCGGGCATCGTCGCCGCGGTCGGCAGCGCGGTCACCGGGTTCGCCGCGGGGGACCGGGTCGGTGTCGGCTGTCTGGTCGACTCCTGCGGCAAGTGCGAGAACTGCGTCGCCGACGAGGAGCAGTACTGCCTGCGCGGCTCGGTCATGACCTACAACCACCCGGTCGCCGAGTCCGTGCAGCCGGGTGGCTACACCCTCGGCGGCTACTCCACGCAGATCGTCGTCACGGAGAATTTCGTGCTGCGCATCCCCGACGGCATCGGCCTGGATGTGGCCGCGCCGCTGCTGTGCGCGGGCATCACCCTGTTCTCCCCGCTGCGGCACTGGAACGCGGGCCCCGGCAAGCGGGTCGCGATCGTCGGCATGGGCGGTCTCGGCCATATCGGCGTGAAGCTGGCCGCGGCGATGGGCGCGGAGGTGACCGTGCTGAGCCATTCGCTGAGCAAGCAGGAGGACGGCAAGCGATTCGGTGCCCACCACTACCACGCCACCAGCGACGACCAGACCTTCCGCGATCTTCGCAACCGCTTCGATCTCATCCTCAACACCGTCTCCGCCGACCTGCCCGTCGAGAAGTACCTGCGGCTGCTCCGCCTCGACGGCACCTTCGTCCAACTCGGAATGCCGGAGAACCCGACCACGCTGCGCAGCTTCCACCTGGCCGCCTTGCGGCGCTCGCTGGCCGGTTCCATGATCGGTGGCATCGCCCAGACCCAGGAGATGCTGGACTTCTGCGCCCAGCACGGGATCGGCGCCGAGATCGAGGTCATCTCCGCCGACGAGATCGACAACGCCTACGACCGGGTGGTCGACAGCGACGTGCGCTATCGCTTCGTCATCGACGCCGCCACGATGTAG
- a CDS encoding S1C family serine protease yields the protein MHDDRRGGGGATAVLVIVAVVVTAFLGFGGGWPLRESGTTTATSTRPPAPPLDQAEVAAALSPAMVHITTRTRAFGQGTAGSGIVLTADGQVLTSHHVIKGAEQVSVVSVATGEEFEATVLGYDSTADIALLALTGAEDLPTARLGDSSGLRVRDEVLALGNAGGAGGTPTATPGRITALNSTIVALDAADFSRKALRGMVEIEAPVSAGQSGGALADWQAMVVGVVTASSGEAGQESGPTAPASTPPRRPIPAPSSTRSAPTRAGGYAVPIDTAMRVVEQIRSGIPSDSVHVGQTATLGVLISDARPSGARVDVALYGMPAYGAGIRDGETIVSLDGRAIGTSRALRTAIDKRRPRETVRIGVVGTDGVERMVSVELGLGTPN from the coding sequence ATGCACGACGATCGGCGTGGCGGCGGCGGCGCGACCGCTGTACTCGTGATCGTCGCCGTGGTCGTGACCGCGTTCCTCGGGTTCGGCGGCGGGTGGCCGTTGCGGGAATCCGGCACCACGACCGCGACAAGCACCAGGCCGCCCGCGCCGCCGCTGGATCAGGCCGAGGTCGCCGCCGCGCTGAGCCCGGCGATGGTCCACATCACCACCCGCACCCGCGCCTTCGGACAGGGCACGGCGGGCTCGGGGATCGTGCTCACCGCCGACGGGCAGGTGCTGACGAGTCATCACGTGATCAAAGGAGCCGAACAGGTCAGCGTCGTCTCGGTCGCGACCGGCGAGGAGTTCGAGGCCACGGTGCTCGGTTACGACTCGACCGCCGACATCGCGCTGCTGGCGCTGACCGGCGCCGAGGATCTGCCGACCGCTCGGCTGGGTGATTCCTCCGGGTTGCGGGTGCGCGACGAGGTGCTCGCGCTCGGGAACGCGGGGGGCGCGGGCGGCACACCGACCGCGACGCCGGGGCGGATCACCGCGCTCAACAGCACGATCGTGGCGCTCGATGCCGCCGACTTCTCACGCAAAGCCCTGCGCGGCATGGTCGAGATCGAGGCGCCGGTGAGTGCGGGCCAGTCCGGTGGCGCGCTCGCCGACTGGCAGGCCATGGTGGTGGGCGTGGTGACCGCCTCGTCCGGGGAGGCAGGCCAGGAATCCGGGCCCACCGCGCCCGCGAGTACCCCACCGCGGCGGCCGATCCCCGCACCGTCGAGCACCCGGTCCGCACCGACGCGGGCGGGCGGGTACGCGGTGCCGATCGACACCGCCATGAGGGTCGTCGAGCAGATCCGGTCGGGCATCCCCAGCGACAGCGTGCACGTCGGGCAGACCGCCACGCTGGGCGTGCTGATCTCCGACGCCCGGCCGAGCGGCGCCCGCGTCGACGTCGCGCTCTACGGAATGCCCGCCTACGGCGCCGGGATCAGGGACGGGGAGACCATCGTCTCGCTGGACGGGCGGGCGATCGGCACCTCGCGCGCGTTGCGCACCGCCATCGACAAGCGGCGTCCCCGGGAGACGGTGCGGATCGGCGTGGTCGGCACGGACGGGGTCGAGCGCATGGTCAGCGTCGAACTGGGGCTCGGCACGCCGAACTGA
- a CDS encoding vitamin K epoxide reductase family protein codes for MIAAPARSAWLILLLGLAGWIASVTLTIERFMIFKDPAYTPTCSLNPVLSCGSVMVTEQAAVFGFPNPLMGIVGFSVVVTLGVLAVAHVGMPRWIWGGLWVGMLLGVVFVCWLIFQSLYRIGALCPYCMVVWAVVTPLLAVLTDLLWGRTGGPLGILAEWRWTIVAVFFAVVLLLVFLRFQDYWLSLA; via the coding sequence GTGATCGCCGCGCCCGCCCGTTCCGCCTGGCTGATCCTGTTGCTCGGCCTGGCGGGCTGGATCGCCTCGGTGACTCTCACCATCGAGCGATTCATGATCTTCAAGGACCCCGCCTACACCCCGACGTGCAGCCTGAACCCGGTGCTGTCCTGCGGTTCGGTGATGGTGACCGAGCAGGCCGCCGTCTTCGGGTTCCCCAACCCGCTGATGGGCATCGTCGGCTTCTCGGTGGTGGTGACCCTCGGCGTGCTCGCCGTCGCCCATGTCGGGATGCCGCGCTGGATCTGGGGCGGGCTGTGGGTGGGCATGCTGCTCGGTGTCGTCTTCGTCTGCTGGCTGATCTTCCAGAGCCTCTACCGGATCGGCGCGCTGTGCCCGTACTGCATGGTGGTGTGGGCGGTCGTCACCCCGCTGCTGGCGGTGCTCACCGACCTGCTGTGGGGCCGGACCGGCGGCCCGCTGGGGATCCTGGCCGAATGGCGCTGGACCATCGTCGCGGTGTTCTTCGCGGTGGTGCTGCTGCTGGTCTTCCTGCGCTTCCAGGACTACTGGCTGAGCCTCGCCTGA
- a CDS encoding DsbA family protein, whose product MSNNPGRRNLLHEADRADRRRKIAIQAGVAVVLIALIAAIGISIAMRGDDGPAATPTIPAPSDPVAGAVTGSITDSGAVRVGKDNARVTVRVVADLQCPACKNFEAAYGKVLEDAVNSGVAAVEYNVISFLDRASTNEYSSRAANAAYCVAEQDPAKFQGWLGRMYAQQPAEGGPGHTDEQLVAIAVEAGYTDAVAGCIEDRTYATFVSDKTQAVFGEGVNSTPTVFVDGKKITPTELEQAIAEAAAGQ is encoded by the coding sequence GTGAGCAACAATCCGGGACGGCGCAATCTCTTGCACGAGGCCGACCGAGCCGACCGCAGGCGCAAGATCGCCATCCAAGCGGGTGTGGCCGTAGTGCTGATCGCCCTCATCGCGGCGATCGGCATCAGTATCGCCATGCGCGGCGACGACGGTCCGGCCGCCACCCCGACCATTCCGGCTCCGAGCGATCCCGTCGCGGGTGCGGTGACCGGCTCGATCACCGACAGCGGTGCCGTGCGCGTGGGCAAGGACAACGCCCGTGTCACCGTCCGGGTGGTCGCCGACCTGCAGTGCCCGGCGTGCAAGAACTTCGAGGCGGCCTACGGCAAGGTCCTCGAGGACGCCGTGAACAGCGGCGTCGCGGCCGTCGAGTACAACGTCATCTCCTTCCTCGACCGCGCCTCCACCAACGAGTACTCGAGCCGCGCGGCCAATGCCGCCTACTGCGTCGCCGAGCAGGATCCGGCGAAGTTCCAGGGCTGGCTGGGCCGCATGTACGCCCAGCAACCCGCCGAGGGCGGTCCCGGCCACACCGACGAGCAGCTCGTCGCGATCGCCGTGGAGGCCGGTTACACCGACGCCGTCGCGGGCTGCATCGAAGACCGCACCTATGCGACGTTCGTGTCCGACAAGACCCAGGCCGTGTTCGGCGAAGGCGTCAACTCGACGCCGACGGTGTTCGTCGACGGCAAGAAGATCACGCCGACCGAGCTCGAGCAGGCCATCGCCGAGGCGGCGGCCGGACAGTGA
- the lexA gene encoding transcriptional repressor LexA: protein MTDYDSEHLDTSTLPERQRRILEVIRDRVVEHGYAPSTRQIGEAVGLRSTSTVTRHLRALEERGFLRRGTAVARPIDVRLFLRAEPGAASGENTVTVPVVGDIAAGTPILAEEHCDDTLTLPRELVGRGTVFALRVRGDSMIDAAICDGDTVVVRSQQEAQSGDIVAAMIGEEATVKVLRRRGGHTLLEPRNPAYPVIDGDEAVILGKVVSVMRRIG, encoded by the coding sequence GTGACCGACTACGACTCCGAACATCTGGATACCTCGACCTTGCCCGAGCGGCAGCGCCGCATTCTGGAAGTGATCCGGGACCGGGTGGTCGAGCACGGGTACGCGCCGAGCACGAGGCAGATCGGCGAGGCCGTCGGGCTGCGCTCCACCTCGACGGTGACCCGGCATCTGCGCGCGCTCGAGGAGCGGGGCTTCCTGCGCCGTGGGACGGCGGTGGCCCGGCCGATCGACGTGCGGCTGTTCCTGCGGGCCGAGCCCGGCGCGGCGAGCGGCGAGAACACGGTGACCGTGCCGGTGGTCGGCGACATCGCCGCGGGCACGCCGATCCTGGCCGAGGAGCACTGCGACGACACCCTCACCCTGCCACGCGAACTGGTGGGCCGGGGAACGGTGTTCGCGCTGCGGGTGCGTGGCGACTCGATGATCGACGCGGCCATCTGTGACGGTGACACGGTGGTGGTGCGTAGTCAGCAGGAGGCGCAGTCCGGGGACATCGTCGCGGCGATGATCGGCGAGGAGGCCACCGTCAAGGTGCTGCGCCGCCGGGGCGGGCACACGCTGCTCGAGCCGCGCAATCCGGCCTACCCGGTCATCGACGGCGACGAAGCGGTGATCCTCGGCAAAGTCGTCTCGGTCATGCGCCGGATCGGGTAA
- a CDS encoding PPK2 family polyphosphate kinase, with the protein MPNNWSGKVAELLRADGVRVADLDTSATPGFDGTKVEGMELFTERSAVLSDLQSKLFANGRSGDPRSVLLVLQGMDTAGKGGIVRSVIGAVDPQGVDHAAFGVPTPEEKRHHYLWRIHKALPRAGQLGVFDRSHYEEVLVARVRELVPIREWERRYDEINHFEEELRDEDITLVKVAMFVSLDEQKRRLRERLERRDKYWKFNPSDIDERAFWPEYREAYQDMLDRTSTEHAPWFVIPSDRKWYSRLAVNELLIHTLSGLDLDWPDARFDIEAEKRRLEAS; encoded by the coding sequence ATGCCGAACAACTGGTCCGGGAAGGTCGCCGAACTGCTGCGCGCCGACGGCGTACGGGTCGCCGACCTGGACACATCGGCCACCCCGGGTTTCGACGGGACCAAGGTCGAGGGGATGGAACTGTTCACCGAACGCTCCGCCGTGCTGTCGGATCTGCAGTCGAAGCTGTTCGCCAACGGCAGGTCCGGCGACCCGCGCAGCGTATTGCTGGTGCTGCAGGGCATGGACACCGCGGGCAAGGGCGGCATCGTGCGCTCGGTGATCGGCGCGGTGGACCCGCAGGGCGTCGACCACGCGGCCTTCGGCGTGCCGACCCCCGAGGAGAAGCGCCACCACTACCTGTGGCGCATCCACAAGGCGCTGCCGCGCGCGGGCCAGCTCGGCGTGTTCGACCGGTCGCACTACGAAGAGGTGCTGGTCGCCCGGGTGCGCGAGCTGGTGCCGATCCGGGAATGGGAGCGCCGCTACGACGAGATCAACCACTTCGAGGAGGAACTGCGCGACGAGGACATCACCCTGGTGAAGGTGGCGATGTTCGTCTCCCTCGACGAGCAGAAGCGCCGTCTGCGCGAACGCCTGGAACGCCGCGACAAGTACTGGAAGTTCAACCCCTCCGACATCGACGAACGCGCGTTCTGGCCGGAATACCGCGAGGCCTACCAGGACATGCTGGACCGTACCAGCACCGAGCACGCCCCCTGGTTCGTCATCCCGTCCGACCGCAAGTGGTACTCCCGCCTGGCCGTGAACGAGCTGCTCATCCACACCCTGTCGGGTCTGGATCTGGACTGGCCCGATGCCCGGTTCGATATCGAAGCCGAGAAGCGCCGCCTCGAAGCCTCCTGA
- a CDS encoding ESX secretion-associated protein EspG — protein sequence MRWVLTPDEFTHVWESETNLDRRPYPVNMMPASLVRTEAEHAALRLPQRFARQADPDLAAALMLCARNDATTVTVSGERTFPGRNGSGENRVLIFAAVVHHHASILIASPEKMTVLMCHARTLGARLVQAIGSAQPGRLGTMREPRDMVLGELTKGAPPGDGPERFRNTLRKPLDGRGFITVTVDPENPMSPPTRHCSWLDVAGDGRYLLTTSHDLILTPASDEDFAQHLLRLAHIR from the coding sequence GTGAGATGGGTCCTCACTCCGGACGAGTTCACCCACGTCTGGGAAAGCGAAACGAACCTGGACCGCAGGCCGTATCCGGTGAACATGATGCCCGCCTCGCTGGTGCGCACGGAGGCCGAGCACGCGGCGCTGCGGCTGCCGCAGCGTTTCGCCCGGCAGGCCGATCCCGACCTCGCGGCCGCGCTGATGTTGTGCGCCCGCAACGACGCCACCACCGTCACCGTCTCCGGCGAACGGACCTTCCCCGGACGCAACGGCAGCGGCGAGAACCGTGTGCTGATCTTCGCCGCCGTGGTCCACCACCACGCGAGCATCCTGATCGCGAGCCCCGAGAAGATGACGGTGCTCATGTGCCACGCCCGCACGCTGGGCGCGCGCCTGGTGCAGGCGATCGGCTCGGCCCAGCCGGGCAGGCTCGGCACCATGCGGGAGCCGCGCGACATGGTGCTCGGCGAGCTGACCAAGGGCGCGCCGCCCGGCGACGGCCCCGAGCGATTCCGCAACACCCTGCGCAAGCCGCTGGACGGGCGCGGTTTCATCACCGTCACCGTCGATCCGGAGAACCCGATGTCGCCGCCGACCCGGCACTGCAGCTGGCTCGACGTCGCCGGCGACGGCCGCTACCTGCTCACCACCTCGCACGACCTGATCCTCACCCCCGCCTCCGACGAGGATTTCGCCCAGCATCTGCTGAGGCTCGCGCACATCCGTTGA
- a CDS encoding saccharopine dehydrogenase family protein — MTQTPDMTQIPESTPPREFDVTVFGATGYVGKIIAEYLLGAAPAGARIALAGRSAAKLALVKEELGPGAKDWALVVADIADQAALDALAARTKAVITTVGPYLRYGMPMVEACAKTGTHYADLTGEPLFIREAIDTWHDTAARTGAKILTSCGYDSVPSDLSVYQLYRRSVADNTGELTDVTLVAAAKGGVSGGTIDSMRAVMEAVAQDPSKMKVLGDPYGLSPDRAREPEVGKLSDQALGRASDIHPSLDGWVGTFVMAAHNTRIVRRSNGLLGWVYGKNFRYREVMSAGSSTLAPVIAGAISGGSLVGVGVLASLSRVSLGRKLLDKVLPAPGTGPSEQTRRTGWFSMKTVAHTTSGATYLATFAGTGDPGYQATAVMIGETGLALAFDDLPQIAGVLTPAAAVGDALTDRLRAAGMTIEVEPA, encoded by the coding sequence ATGACACAGACCCCGGACATGACACAGATCCCGGAATCGACACCGCCCCGCGAATTCGATGTCACGGTGTTCGGCGCCACCGGATACGTCGGCAAGATCATCGCCGAGTATCTGCTCGGCGCGGCTCCCGCCGGCGCCCGGATCGCGCTGGCGGGCCGCTCGGCGGCCAAGCTCGCGCTGGTCAAGGAAGAACTCGGCCCCGGTGCGAAGGACTGGGCGCTGGTGGTGGCCGATATCGCCGACCAGGCCGCGCTCGACGCCCTGGCCGCGCGCACCAAGGCCGTCATCACCACGGTCGGGCCGTACCTGCGCTACGGCATGCCGATGGTCGAGGCGTGCGCCAAGACGGGCACCCACTACGCCGACCTGACCGGTGAGCCGCTGTTCATCCGCGAGGCCATCGACACCTGGCACGACACCGCCGCCAGGACCGGAGCGAAGATCCTGACCTCCTGCGGCTACGACTCGGTGCCCTCGGATCTGAGCGTCTACCAGCTCTACCGCCGCTCCGTCGCCGACAATACGGGCGAGCTCACCGACGTCACCCTGGTGGCCGCGGCCAAGGGCGGCGTCAGCGGCGGCACCATCGATTCCATGCGTGCGGTGATGGAAGCGGTGGCGCAGGACCCTTCGAAGATGAAGGTGCTCGGCGATCCGTACGGTCTGAGCCCGGATCGGGCCCGTGAGCCCGAGGTCGGCAAGCTGTCCGATCAGGCGCTCGGGCGCGCGAGCGACATCCATCCCAGTCTGGACGGCTGGGTCGGCACCTTCGTGATGGCCGCCCACAACACCAGGATCGTGCGGCGGAGCAACGGCCTGCTGGGCTGGGTGTACGGCAAGAATTTCCGCTACCGCGAGGTGATGAGCGCGGGCTCCTCGACGCTGGCGCCGGTCATCGCGGGTGCGATCAGCGGCGGCTCGCTGGTCGGTGTCGGCGTTCTCGCGTCGCTGTCGCGGGTGTCGCTCGGGCGCAAGCTGCTCGACAAGGTGCTGCCCGCACCGGGTACCGGCCCCAGCGAGCAGACCAGGCGCACCGGCTGGTTCAGCATGAAGACCGTCGCGCACACCACCTCCGGGGCGACGTACCTGGCCACCTTCGCGGGCACGGGCGACCCCGGCTATCAGGCCACCGCCGTCATGATCGGCGAGACCGGCCTGGCGCTGGCCTTCGACGACCTGCCGCAGATCGCGGGCGTGCTCACCCCGGCCGCCGCCGTCGGTGACGCGCTCACCGACCGGCTGCGCGCGGCGGGCATGACCATCGAAGTCGAACCCGCCTGA